The genomic region CCAGGCCCTGCTCTCTGATGACCCGGGCCTGCTAAAACCGGCCAACCGGGTGGTTCAGGAGGTCTTAGCCAAGGCGCCGCCTTTTGATGCAATGCCTCTGGCTGGCGCTTGAGGAAAGTAATTTTACACTGCTAATGATTAAATGATATAGCAAATTCTCCCAAAAGATATTTCACTTGAAAATGCGCATTATTGACTGACGATATAATCGGCATATTGCGACCAGCCAGGGGCTGTTTTGTAGGCTTCAAGAGATTCGGCTGGGACATAAAAAAAACGGCTTACATAATTATAAAAGGAACGCTGGAAGCTTGGAGGTTCAATAGAATTTAAGATTATGCTTTTTAAATTAGTGCAAAGCTCAAATGCTGTGTAATTGAAGGACGAAATGCTTGAAGGAATATTAATACTTAATATAGATTTACATAATTCAAAAATCTTGCTATTAATAGCTTGCATTGATTTTGATAGTATAATTGATTCTAGGTTTGAACATGAAGAAAAAGCACTGCTACCAATATTAGTAACTGTATCTGGTATTGAAATGGCTATCAAATTACTGCAATTGGAAAATGCCGCACTACCTATTGAGATTAAGCCTTGCGGAAAATCAATAGATTGCAAGTTTGTACAACCTGAGAATACTCCATTATTTAAACTAGTAATTGAATTAGGAAGTTCTATAGACTGTAGACTGGTACAATTTGCAAATGCATATAAGCCAATTGTTTCAACTGAATCGGGAATAAATATATTTGTCAAATTTGTACAATTACTAAAGGCACTATCCCCAATTGAAATTACAGAATTGGGGATCATTATTGATTTAATTCCTTCACAAAAAGAAAAAGCTCTTTCTTCAATTGAAATAATGGATGGTGGAATTTCTAACACTTCAAGATTGGTACATCCTTTAAATGTCTCTTTATTGATATTATCAATTATTTTTGGTATTGTAATCATTTTTAGGGAAGAACAATCTTGAAACGCATATGGTCCCAGATAAGTGAGAGATTCTGGTAAAATAATATTTGATATTGATGAACAACCTGCAAATGCGTATTGACCTATAATTTTTATGTTTGTCGGTAAGGTAACAGACGTAAGCCCTGTGCAATTACTAAAAGCACCATTAGAAATTTCCTCAAGAGAATTTGGTAAAATTAAAGCAGTCAAAATGGAACACTCGCTAAATCCATATCCACCGATGGAGAGAAGATTCTCAGGCAATGATACATTACTTAAACTTTTACATCGAGAAAATGCAGAATCACCTATATTTACTACAGAATTAGGGATGTTTATGAATTCTAATCGATTACATTCATTAAAAGCTTTTTGATCGATATCTATAATATCATTCGATTGAATATTGACTTCAATGAGATTCTCGCAGTCTGAAAAAAGATTTTGGCTGATTTTTGTTATAGATGATTCAATTTTTACGTATGTTAAACCAGTACATCGGTTAAATGTTCCCTCACCTATAGAAATGATTGATTGCGGAAGCAATATTTTTTCAATACTTGAACAACCTCGAAATGCTTCATCACCAATAGTTTTAAGAGAATCAGGAAGAGAAATTTGTATTAAACTAGAACATCCTGAGAAACTTTGCGAACCGATTAATGTTACATTATCTGGTATATTTATGGAGGTCAATGATCTACAACCATAAAATGAACCTTCTGCTATTAACTTTAAATTTGAAGGAAGTGTAACTTTTGTTAATACTGTACAATAATTAAAAGAATAGATCCCGATATACTTGGTTGATTCAGGAATATTTATTGACTTTAGCTTAGAACAAAATTCAAATGCCCTATGATTTATATATACAAGTGAGTTCCCCAAACTCACTGAAGTCATATTAGAACATCCATAAAAACTGCTTACACCAATAGATTTCACATTTTCAGGTAAAGCTATGCCATTCAATTGCGAACAATAATAAAATGCATAGTCACCAATAGATAATAATGAATCACCAAATTCAACTTCTGAAAGATTGGAACA from Candidatus Delongbacteria bacterium harbors:
- a CDS encoding leucine-rich repeat domain-containing protein → MKIFFIILIILFFLPVFWSCEPLEEEDMNTSPTEEITNHPIELTSGIIRYLEYKDEIIVCGLIENWNTAGTSVTIPSEIEGKPVIAIAEKAFYRNLLITEIVLPETLQLIEDDVFSGCSALEYIIIPDSVSHIGKKCFSYCTSLQTVHLPNMLLSIEPRLFERCSNLSEVEFGDSLLSIGDYAFYYCSQLNGIALPENVKSIGVSSFYGCSNMTSVSLGNSLVYINHRAFEFCSKLKSINIPESTKYIGIYSFNYCTVLTKVTLPSNLKLIAEGSFYGCRSLTSINIPDNVTLIGSQSFSGCSSLIQISLPDSLKTIGDEAFRGCSSIEKILLPQSIISIGEGTFNRCTGLTYVKIESSITKISQNLFSDCENLIEVNIQSNDIIDIDQKAFNECNRLEFINIPNSVVNIGDSAFSRCKSLSNVSLPENLLSIGGYGFSECSILTALILPNSLEEISNGAFSNCTGLTSVTLPTNIKIIGQYAFAGCSSISNIILPESLTYLGPYAFQDCSSLKMITIPKIIDNINKETFKGCTNLEVLEIPPSIISIEERAFSFCEGIKSIMIPNSVISIGDSAFSNCTNLTNIFIPDSVETIGLYAFANCTSLQSIELPNSITSLNNGVFSGCTNLQSIDFPQGLISIGSAAFSNCSNLIAISIPDTVTNIGSSAFSSCSNLESIILSKSMQAINSKIFELCKSILSINIPSSISSFNYTAFELCTNLKSIILNSIEPPSFQRSFYNYVSRFFYVPAESLEAYKTAPGWSQYADYIVSQ